The genomic region TCTGGAGGAATTGTCTTCTTTAAACGTATTCCAAGGCACTGGGAAGGATGACACCTATTTGCAatctatttataaaataaaatgtgtaaagCATTATACCAATTAGGATGCCAAAATTAAAGCGAGTGAATTACTAGGATTATTTCCTGCAAAACCAAACGAGGGCGCTGGTTTCCTTCTGCAAAATCAGCCAAGTCATTAAAATCTTTCAGATCCACCTCCATGGGTTGTTAGAAAAAgcctttatttccctttccacatttaaaaaaaaaaaaaaaaaaaaagtactgaaatgttattaaaataagaaactgcATCATCTTCCCTGCCCCAACCTCAAGTCAAGTCTATTCAATGATATCCCAACAACCGACAACTGGGTCTGCACAGGTACATGCCACGGTCCAGGGTAAGTAACTCTGGACTGAGTAAGCTTGGCACAGCTGGGTCAGGCTTTGCTGTGCCCAAATGGACTCCCATCCTTGCATCCCCACCCATGATCCAAATACAAGGGAATTTTGAAGGTGAGCTGTGAGGTCAGGATACCTGctaagaaaaacatctttaaaacatTCACCTGGTTGGTGTTTCAGgctgaaagcatttttcatcAGTCATTAAGAAGTGTTACAGTAGTTGTTAGTTTTCCTGATGGGGGTTTACCCTGCTGAAGATTTCCAGCCTGAGCAGGGGCTGCCCCTTGCTTGCTTGGGTGAGGCCTGGATCAGGCACAGTGGCTTTTCACTAACAGCAACGCTGCAGTCTGGGCACTGCAgtttctaatggaaaaaaaaaaaaaaaagttgcataaAACTAATTAATattgtgctgctgggaagctcCTGTACCTCACAAACAAAAGTGTAAAATGATTTATCTGCCACAGTCCCATATAAACACTTTATGGCTTGGGTCCTGACACTTATTCCAAAGTTCACCAAAATTCACCATTTACCAATATTCTTCATCCAAAGTTGCAGAATAATTAAATGTGGATAAGCAGAATGTGAACAGCAGGAGTACAACATTCAGTCCTCATTTTTTTACCTTCGTTTGAGATACTGTTGTGTATTTTAGAGTTCATGCAAGTGcctagaaaggaaaaacaaaaacagaaatcaatgaATCAGTCAAGGCctagaaataaatacatcaatGATATCTCTACCCAGGGGAAGGAGTAGAGAGTAAACTCTAGCCCTGCCAACAATAAGAGATGGCAAGAGGCTTTGTCCCAGGAGTAACTCATTTCAAGAGGATTTTCAGAGACACAATACATTAAAGCCCAGTGACAATTTGACACACACTTTGCTGCCACCCCATGCCAAAGATCCAGTGTGAGCCCAGTGAAAGACTTGGCTTAACTCTGCCAGGCTTTGGATAAGACACTGTTGGTttcaattctttgtttttctttaaattgctCAGCAGCATTTGGAATTGTGGCATCAACCTACTCAGATTAGTTTTGTGCCCCACCGCCAAACCCTCAAATGTAACACGCTAAGTATAGATCATGAATACTTTGGATTTATCCTCTGGAGCAATGCTGGAGTTGTCCACTTCTATCAGGATGTTCTTGTCGTCTCGGATGACCGGTGCCTCCTGTTCACTCTGGAGAACCTGTGGCAGATTCCCTAAATTGACATCCATGTCTTTGAAGGCATGGAGTGAAAACACTCCCAAAATGATGGTGAGGAAGCCGCAAACTGTCCCAATGATGTCCACTACAGTCATGGCCACCCATTCTTTAAAGAGAATGATGGAAGTTGTGATGACGATGGTGGTGAACAGCACATAGTAGATGGGAAACACCAAAGAGGTGTTAAAAATGTCTAGAGCCTTATTGAGGTAGTTAATTTGTGTAGTGATGGATGCCACCAGCGTGATGACCAGGATCCACGTCAatgggtgctgcagcacaggctggcCAGCAAAGAAGCCCTTGATGGCAATACCCAGGCCCTTGACTGAGGACACGGAGAAGGCCCCGATAACAGAGCAGATGGTGAGGTAGATGAGGATGTTGCTCCGGCCATAGCGAGGTGCGAGGTACAAGATGAGGAGGAAGCAGACAGCCAAAAGGACCACAGCATAAGCAAGAAAacctggaaggggaaagaaacaaatgagCTCAAACATGAGCTGGCACGAGGGCCAGAGCAATACTACTGCCCAACCCCAAGGGAGAAAACACGACCTCCTGCATACCTGGCTCTTTCAGCTTAAACAACATTTCATCCAGAGTGGTgacctcctcttcctctgggGCGTGTATCACCATCACGGTGCTGCCCACGAGGCTCAGCATGCAGCCCAGCTTTCCCAGCAGGTTGAGCCGCTCTCCCAGCAAATATGAAGACAGGATGGCACTGCAAGGGACAGAAAAACAATGGCTGCTGGTACTTTAAAGTcctttaaagaagaaacagcatCTAAAATGTTGTAGAATACATGATACAAGGACACCAATTTGGAATACATCTGTAGGATTCCTGCATGTTATTACACATTCATGTTGCATCTGCTGACAGACGAACTTGCAGAGTTGCAGCCCTGAAGACCACAGCTCATGTATCAGCAAGGTGAAAAAACGCTGAACGTGTCAGCACATCCTGGAGACATTTCCAAGGTTTTCTAATTCACTCATGAGCTGTTGGGCATTATGAAATCTTTGGAACCCAAAGAAGTGGATTCAAGGGCCATTGcaatagagaggaaaaagaaaacaacaacaaaactgctACATTAATTTTAACTTAATCATCAGAAATATTAAGCCCCAGAGAAATGTGAATATAACGGGGCTGTTaaaatgtctggaaaaaaaaaataaaaaagagttGTTTTCCATGACATTGAAACAACCCAAGACAGCACAGCAACCTCCATTTGCTTATGCATTTCCCAGGAATGGAACATCCATACAACCTCCAGTGCCCAGAGTCTTTTTAGCAACTACATGAAAATCCTGCTTCAGAATACCCTGAAAGCTCAGTAAACTCAAGGCAAACACAGAGATAAAGTTAAAAAATGTAGTATTGCTgatatttttagattttttagTGCTGTTTATTACTGCAAAAAATATCCTTTTACTGTCTGGAGAGTGAAGGCAATGAAAGAAGACACACTGCTAATTGCAGTAATTTAATATGAATTGTATGCAGCTGTTATTCACATCCACATGCAGCATTTCAAGTGCATGGCACTTAGTTTAGTGTTTTCTGGGTGATGCCCCCAAAAGACAGCAACGGTTGGGGTATTTTTAGAAGACATTCTTTCCTCACATTTGCATTACTCCAAGTATGCCTGTCTTATAGACAAACAGGTGAGCAGAACAGCCCAGCTGCAAACCCTGGGCACGTACATCACCTTATGAGCACGCTGAGGGCCCCCAGAGGTGTGACGATGGTCGCAGGAGCAAAGGCATAGGCCGCAAAGTTGGCAGCTTCCCCTCCACCCACTGAataaacacaggaaaagcaaacaccGGTGAATTACAATACActttttgtgctttctcttgTAGGCTTGCAAACTAGAGATCGGGTTTTACTAGAGGGGCTTCATACTGCTTCAAATAGGGCCAGGTGGGGGAAGCATCCCCATAATGCAAACCTATGCAGGCAAAGAGGCCGAGGGTGCTGGGACTAGGCCACAGCTGACTCCCATCAGCTCATTAAATCACCAGTccaggcacacagctgcagtgcatATGGGTCATTACTGGGTGGTGGGAGCCCCAGAGTGCTGGGAGGGCATAGGCTGCTCCTCACCTATAAATTGTCTCTGGGTGTGCTGCTCTGGTTCCTTGAGTGGTTCCATatgggctgtgcagcaggagctggaggagcagagcagagcaaggtAGGGGTATTCCCAGCTGCTACTGCTGTGGGGAGAGCCAGGCAAGACTGCTCTGAAAACCTTTCTTGTGGAATTTGTTATTCTCTGTGCAGCTCTAGCTTGGAAAGGTGCTGTACTGTTGGAGCACGCAAAGAAGGTTTGGAGGCTTGctctaagggaaaaaaaaaactttcttgaAGAAAGGAGCTGCTACCAACACCTTGTTATCTCCCTTGCTGCAGCAGTGACCTTTCCCAGTCTACTGAGGCACATACAGGAGACTGTTTGCCCTGTGCCTGGTACAGCCAGCTGCCCTATTCATTTTTGTCTTCGTATGCTTTTTGATCAAGCAAAATGGAGCTGCTGAGTACTaccagccctgcaggagggctgcagcaggatggTAGGGGAAGTGTATGGTTTACTGACTCCTCTGGCCTTGAGAGAAGCAGGGAACTAAACAAGGCTTTGAGCTACTGATGCTGGACTTGTTCATACCTTGTTCAAGTGGACAGACCCTGGAAATGATGCAAACCCAGGGAGACAGCTTCTACTTACTGGTTAACAAGCCAGCCCACCAGAGCCAGTCCTTCAGGTAACCATGGCCTCCGTCTcctgggaaagcaaagcaggcagGAGTTAACAATGAGAGGAGACAAATAGCTCTCTGGAGAGGAGTAAGCTACAGTGGGAAGTGTGTGGCAAAGAAAATGGCTTGGAAGGACAGAAAGTGCAAACATAGAAGTTGTGTTGGGTCAAGGCACAGGCAGAAAGCGACAGCTAATGGCAGACGTGTAAATGtaacaaaagcagctgcttcatCTTACAAGGCAATGGTGATGGCACCCACTGCCCTAAAGCAGCAGATTATTGGGATTGGCTGCAGTGACTGTAGTGGTGATCCTCACTGGTTCATAATGGCGACTGTGCCTCCAAAGCCATCAGTGGATGCCTGTGCTGAGGTCCTGGGGGCTGAATGTGCTTTGGCTTGGATGTCCCTCCCCAGATGACCCTGGGGCTGAGGGTGGTGATGGTTGTGCCTTGCTGGATGCCTCCACACAGAGACTGTTTCCATGGAGCTTCTGTGCTGGACCTTACGTCCCCATTGGATCTCTATGAAGACCTATGTGTCGGCACTAAGGTAaggcaatgattttttttttatggctatGGAGGAGGGGAGCTGGTTGGTTGCATTGTGTGAGCCTGTGGTATATTAGTTGGTGTTACTGTATTGTTATGGTTCAGGCTCTAGGTGTCCTGGAGTTATCCATATGTTGTCTGCTGCTTTACGTGTTGCTTTGTGCCTTAGGGTCTCAGCCTGAACTGCTATAAATCCTAATGTTGCCTTTATGTGAAGTTGTCATTTACTGCCTGTTTCTGATGACAAATGATTTCTGGTATTGAAGCTCAATGAAGGaaagtgaataaaaatgagCACACATGGATGCATTGTGCCAGGAACTAACCAAGCTCTGGTCTTTAACCACAAGCTGTTCTATGGCAGGAGCTTAGGCATGGTGATTTTGTGAGGGTAATGGGTCAGAGAGACTGATAGCAGGAGCTGATGGTAACAGTCTATGCACTGCTAGAGCTGTGTTGGAGAAAGCTGATGTGTGCACATAGCAGGACTGAGATACTGGGATTAAGGGGAGAGGCAGGAGAAGGAGCAATGAAAGTGTGGACAAGAAGAGTTCAGGAggtacagaatttttttctgctataatCAAACTTCTGGTTCCTTAACAAGTGATGAAGTTTAAATGTTTTGCATTGGTGTTCCTTAGAAACTGTgaaattgctgttttgtttggctgtgttttttttttctgaggaacTTTTCTTGTTGgctgtgatttgttttttgtcatCAATTACTGGTAAAACATCCTCAAGTAGGAAGGAGTTTGCTCTCGTTTAACTAGATTGGCTCTGAAATGTAAGATAATGTTGGGAGTTCCACAACTGAAACAACACTGATATTTCATGGTGTAAATGCAATGCTGAAAATCAAACCTATGAGTTCACCATTGCAAAGGGGACAGCTTAATGTATGGGAGACAGATACCATTGGCTTTGCTCACCTGCTGCTTAACAATCACCTTGCCTTTTCATGCCTTTGTGTCCCTGCATGGAGATGAGGATACTGAATCCCTTTGGTAAAATGACTTAAGAACACTTCCTATACCAGAGGTAGGAAGCAGTAGTATGTTAATTGTCATCATTTTGTCAGTAGTTATGTAAGTAGGTCGCCTGTCAGGTAGGACttaagctgctgctggagcaaatATTTGCAGTGTTGATGGGCTGTGCCCAATTGCACGGTGCAACTCAGCTCAGGCGCATTCCTCCACTGTCCCCATCCACAAATGCACACCTCACACTCCACCCCAGGACCTCAGTGCTAGAAGAAAGTTATCAGCCAGCATGTTGTTGAGCAACGTGCTTTGGATGTATTGCTTCTGAAAACTGCAGTAGGGCTCACACAAATCGCAGGGGTGCAGGCGTGCATGAATAAATGGCTTTTGCTAATGCAATTCAAGCACATGGGGATGCACCCTTGTTTCAGGGATTTGGTGGCAAAGCTGCAATGAGAGCAGGGGGTGAAGGCATGAAATTGTGCATCTTGCTCCAGGCTGTGGCGTAGGGATGACTTTCATCTTTGTGCAATGGGGCCCATTTCATAAAAGGTCTTATTTTCCCTGCTGATAAAAGGCTGGTATATGTACACTGAGGTGTTGCCCTGCAATTGCTGGGCTTTGGGTAGATGTGTGGTTCCTGCCCCTCACAAAACCTTACCTGCCCTGGTGCCCCCCTTCTCCACAAGCCGGAGCAGCCCCTTCTTTTTGAGGATGATGCTGCTGCCAATGAGGAAGCTGGAGAAGACAGCCAAGCCCAGACCAATGTAGAATCCATAGTTACTTTCCAGCTGTGTTACCCAGGAAGTATCCCCAGTCCCATTGTCATGGACAGGGTCAGCCAGATCAGCACCTCCGACCACCTGGCACACAACTTGATGGGAAAGGCATGAAATGGAGAGCAGAGACCCTGTGAGAACATGGAAATACAACAATTACTGACGTGGCTATCGAGAGTGCCATTCAGTGCTGTAATCAGTCTCTCATACTCAGGATACCTCTGCACTCCCCTGGAAGCAGGAGGATATTTGGTGACTGGTTTATGGGATGCAGCTCAAGCAGCTTGTTGATACGCTGTGCCTGCAGAGCCATTTGCTGTGAACTGGAAGACCACAAGGACAACTATAATTAATCTGTATTTCCAAGTATCTATGCTAGAGTCTCTCCATAAAACCCCAATATTATGAGGTTGAACTATACCTTGCCAGTGCCCAGTACTAATCCAAAGGCTTTGGTACTTTGCAGCCACCTAATCCTGGCGTCTGCCTGTTGCCTGCAGCTCACTGCTTAGAGTTTAACGTGGAACAGTGCCAGTATTTTGTAACTGTGAATCTGTCCGAGCTCTGTGTACTGAGCAGGGCCACATGATTGCTCGTAAGAGGACAACGGGCTCATCCCAGATTAAAGTTCCCTCTCTGTGTTGGTTTTATTCTCCCTATTTAGGGACAGTTGTATGCTCATGagtcacagaatatcccaagctggaaggcACCCATTAGGATCATCatgtccaactcctggctctgcagaggaccacccaaaaatcagaccgtATATGTGAGAGTGTTGGCATCGAGTCCTGCTGGTGTGGAAGGGCTGAACGCAGGCATGGCTGCCCACACAAAAAGCACCAAACCCTGGAGTCTCCTGCTTGGGGTGTGTGGCTGTGTGGGTGGGAAAATTGCTGAGCTACCCCACCCAGCACATCTTCCTATTGCAATCAGAGCTGGGAGTGTAGCATGGACAGTGTGACTGTGCTCTGCTGGAATAAAGCGCCCAGTGGGAGCGTCATATAAAAATCTGTCTCTAGTAAATGACAAACTTTCTGCCTCAAATCATGTTGGAAATATGGATGGAACAGCTATCCCTCTGCAGGCGGATGTGCTGTGGCTAAACTGCTCACGGCTCTCCAAGAGTTGGGTCCCACCTTATTCTTCTCCCAAAAAACTGCCTAAACCTTCTGCAGCCTCCACCCATCCCCTGAACATACAATACAGCTGAGGGTTTGGATCTGAATTAgatccatctttttttttttctaatggaaaaaaattccaaTGTTTTTCTAAAGATTCTGTAAGATCTTTTTctctaatggaaaaaataacctTCATTGTGGAACTGTTTTCCAGGGCACTGGGGGGTTGTTTTCATAGAGTTAGAATTGTTTGAGTaagaagggacctttaaaggccatctggtttCATTCCCCTGCACTGAACGGGGACACCCtcagctccaccaggtgctcagtgcccctccagcctgatcttggctgtctgcagggacagagtacccaccacctctttgggcaacctgtgccagtgcctcaccacccttatcgTAAAAACTTCCCCCCGCTCCCCCCAGCCCGGGCTGCACCCACcgttgctgcagctgctgttggctGCCAGAGGTTCCATCATCATCACCTCCGTCCTCCGCGGGGCTCTCAGTGTCCCGGTGCCGGCTGCGGGCACACCTGCCCGGGCggctcctcctccttctcctccgtCTCTACGCTGCACACCTCGCGCTGCCCTGGAGGTTGGGGCTGCTCCCTGTGGTGTAGCAAGGAAGGGGTTCAGGAGGCGTCCCTTCAAATGTGAgctttggtgtttgttgtttcCTGCTTAGCGTTACGGCTGTGTGCTAATGCAAAGGGCAAATCGTGGGACTGAGGAACGTGTTGTAGCATAAGGAAGGTTGATGTAACTCAGTGGGGATTTTGGGTGGGAGCAGGGACTCCCTCATCACGTACTCATTGCACATAGGCATGTTCCCTGCTGAAGGTCAGGACAGAATTCTGTAATCGCTGTTTTGGCCTTTGAgtcaaagagagagagaggctgggCTCCAGCACAAGCACAAAGCAAATACCGGCAGGGGACGTGTGCTGCGCTACAGAGAGTAGAGGTGCAGGGCACGATTTCACCTGCAGTTGAAGACTTTGCTGCCTCCAGCcactaaatgaaataaataaaatgtaagatCTGCAGGACTTAACGCTtgagaatttgctttttaattttttttttctctggccATGAAATACACTGCCTGAACATTGCCTCAGAAGCTGCTCTTACGCCATCATGCTGCGGCACTGCCGGCACCGTGTGCATCTTTCACTCAGCACCTGATCGTATCTCTGTACGACTCTGCTCTCCAGCAAATGTCATGTTTGAGTGTTTTGTGAGTCATCTTGACTTGAATTGGGCCAGTTCATCAGCCACACTCAGTGGCTGGGGAAGGCTGTGCTTGCCAGATCCCATGTCCTGCCCTCCATTGCAGGAGTATCTGATAGCTGTCTGAATGGTGAGGCAATGGTTTCTGGTACAGGAAATTAAAAGGATGGTGACTTATCAGTGATAACTATGCTGCCAAAGCAGAGGTGATGAGATGGTGGAAAGCAAAAGGCACTTTGGGTCACAGCTCTACCTTCCCTTGGTAGCCTGACTTTCTAAATGAAGAGTGATC from Gallus gallus isolate bGalGal1 chromosome 13, bGalGal1.mat.broiler.GRCg7b, whole genome shotgun sequence harbors:
- the NIPAL4 gene encoding magnesium transporter NIPA4 isoform X2 — translated: MMMEPLAANSSCSNGSLLSISCLSHQVVCQVVGGADLADPVHDNGTGDTSWVTQLESNYGFYIGLGLAVFSSFLIGSSIILKKKGLLRLVEKGGTRAGDGGHGYLKDWLWWAGLLTMGGGEAANFAAYAFAPATIVTPLGALSVLISAILSSYLLGERLNLLGKLGCMLSLVGSTVMVIHAPEEEEVTTLDEMLFKLKEPGFLAYAVVLLAVCFLLILYLAPRYGRSNILIYLTICSVIGAFSVSSVKGLGIAIKGFFAGQPVLQHPLTWILVITLVASITTQINYLNKALDIFNTSLVFPIYYVLFTTIVITTSIILFKEWVAMTVVDIIGTVCGFLTIILGVFSLHAFKDMDVNLGNLPQVLQSEQEAPVIRDDKNILIEVDNSSIAPEDKSKALA
- the NIPAL4 gene encoding magnesium transporter NIPA4 isoform X1 produces the protein MMMEPLAANSSCSNGSLLSISCLSHQVVCQVVGGADLADPVHDNGTGDTSWVTQLESNYGFYIGLGLAVFSSFLIGSSIILKKKGLLRLVEKGGTRAGDGGHGYLKDWLWWAGLLTMGGGEAANFAAYAFAPATIVTPLGALSVLISAILSSYLLGERLNLLGKLGCMLSLVGSTVMVIHAPEEEEVTTLDEMLFKLKEPGFLAYAVVLLAVCFLLILYLAPRYGRSNILIYLTICSVIGAFSVSSVKGLGIAIKGFFAGQPVLQHPLTWILVITLVASITTQINYLNKALDIFNTSLVFPIYYVLFTTIVITTSIILFKEWVAMTVVDIIGTVCGFLTIILGVFSLHAFKDMDVNLGNLPQVLQSEQEAPVIRDDKNILIEVDNSSIAPEDKSKVFMIYT